AATCACCAACACCATTTTCCAGAACATGTTCAATACATCTAGCGCGGTCATTTGTACTTACATAAAGTTGTTTTTCAATATTTGTCACTGTACTCAATAATTCACCGGGCGAGTCAAAACCAAGAACATGTGCAAAGGCGGGGTTTGCTGTTATATAACGCCCTTCAGGTGAACTCTGATAAATTCCTACTATTGTGTTTTCAAAAATACTGCGGAACCTTTCCTCTGCGGTCATGAGCGACTTCTTGCAACTTTCGCACATGGTTGCGGTTTCTTTGAAATTAGCTATCTGTTGGCGCAAATCAACCAATTCATTAATAAGTTGTTCCTTTGTCTTCTCCTCATCCCGCATTATGTTTAACCTCCAAAGACGATCATGCACATCAATTTGACGCTCATCTACAAATTACCTTCGGGAATGGTGTCGAATACTGCCTGACATAAAATTTTGTTATTCTTAGCATATGTATAACCTACAAGATTCCGATATTTATAAATAGTGAATTGCAATCGGGCGCCAGGAAAATTCAAATCCGGGCAAATGGGCAGCAAAAAGCCCCCCGGTTGCTTAAAGCATTCCCCGGAGGGCTACATTTCACTGGTGGGCGAGGCCAGGATTGAACTGGCGACCTCCTGCGTGTCAAGCAGGCGTTCTCCCACTGAACTACCCGCCCAGTAATATATATTATCGTCGATGGCCCGCCAAAAGTCAAGCCTTCCTGCCAACGCGACAACGCTGAAAAAGCTGACACAGCGCTCCGGCGGACCTATCTCTTAACGGCCTGCAAATTAAGCGTTTCCTTTTAACAACATACATCTCAAAATCAATCCTGTTTAATTCTTTTGCATTAATTAAAGACTTTGTCCCACAACTGCCTGTGCCAGCCCGGCCTGGGCACATCCTCACCCGCCAGCAGCCTGACCCGTCCCAGTTCCTGCCCCTTCAGCATATACACGCACTCGCCAAGATACTGCCCTTTTTTTAACGGGGTTGCCGCGGGGTCCTTCACTTCCACCTTCCTTTCCAGCTCAGGCAGATTATCCGGGTCAATCCTTATTTCCAGGGCGTTTTCAGCGATTAATTCCACCCTGTCTTTGATTCCGCCGGTCACCGGCACGCTTGTAACAGCATCGCCCTTCTCTGCAACAGTGATCGGCTTGACCACTTCAAAACCATAATCAAACATGTTGATACAGTCACGGTAACGGTCATTGCTGTGAAGCGCCACGGCGATCAACCTTCTTCCCTCCCTGGTGGCGGAAGCAACCAGGCAGTTGCCGGCCAGCGGCGTGGTGCCTGTCTTCACCCCGTCAATCCCTTCATAATCTCCAAA
The Dehalobacter sp. genome window above contains:
- a CDS encoding D-alanyl-D-alanine carboxypeptidase yields the protein GHPKINELVQTREATIHWTEPPDREKELKNSNRLLFGDYEGIDGVKTGTTPLAGNCLVASATREGRRLIAVALHSNDRYRDCINMFDYGFEVVKPITVAEKGDAVTSVPVTGGIKDRVELIAENALEIRIDPDNLPELERKVEVKDPAATPLKKGQYLGECVYMLKGQELGRVRLLAGEDVPRPGWHRQLWDKVFN